A part of Miscanthus floridulus cultivar M001 unplaced genomic scaffold, ASM1932011v1 os_2097_1_2, whole genome shotgun sequence genomic DNA contains:
- the LOC136534618 gene encoding uncharacterized protein, with translation MVASAKGRFVSVLAVAAALAAVLLYRAPFSKSLGGEGCSLLPHDHFWIASDRVVTLGRVGPAAVEVKGGLINAIAVGDYRSFVLRRPLLDYGDAVIMPGLIDVHAHLDEPGRAEWEGFSTGTRAAAAGGITTLVDMPLNSFPSTVSEETLKMKLEAAQDKLYVDVGFWGGLVPENAFNPSALESLLNAGVLGLKSFMCPSGINDFPMTNSTHIEEGLVTLAKYKRPLLIHAERIPEAEDDDVQEDELDPRSYMTYLKSRPPSWEEAAIRDLHRAMKDTESGGRSEGAHIHIVHLSDAKTSLELMKDAKRSGASLSIETCPHYLAFSSEEVPDGDTRFKCSPPIRDDTNRENLWKALLDGHIDMLSSDHSPSTPDLKLMEEGNFLRAWGGISSLQFVLPVTWSYGRKYGITLNQLASWWSEKPAKLAGQKNKGAILPGYHADIVVWKPETEFQLDDNHAIYHKHQNISAYLGKQLSGKVLSTFVRGNLVFAEDKHANVACGVPILAKWIQSCHWGSSPSVWTSLRHRKRKRHPLPPSMAATGKLTLLLPVTLSSRSSHRTRGFMQNPRRQPPQRLTAAATETSSYNLPSRSSPETPEARQIRLETESALEWGGVCGRLVHFASTAAGRAACEGGRVPVGRSREESERLLDQTAAAVLLPTPLDFGGVEDVSALVAAAAAGRALAVRELCAVGRSIRAVQAVFDQLRRLADDMPDGRYSSLVDILQGCDFLTELVQWIEFCLDSTLSLVLDRASKKLEIIRRERRRNIEMLESLLKDTAAKIFQAGGIDSPLVTKRRSRMCVGVKASHKHLVPGGIVLSSSGSGATYFMEPRDAVELNNREVKLSGDERAEELAILSLLTSMIADSKLKIRNLMDKVLELDLACARGSYARWTNGVKPTFTDSYTISQSDQCTDYSVYIEGIRHPLLLEQSLMAEESTTEAPEMPVPLDMWVKKDARIVVISGPNTGGKTATMKTLGLSSLMSKAGMFFPAKGSPRIPWFDQVLADIGDHQSLEHSLSTFSGHISRLRSIVEIVSKDSLVLIDEIGSGTDPSEGVALSTSILKYLASKVNLAIVTTHYADLSRLQSVDNRFDNAAMEFCVETLQPTYRILWGSTGNSNALSIAKSIGFDQKVLDRAQEWVEKLLPDKQKERQGLLYDSLLDEKKLLESQANKAASVLSQVEGLYNEIRLEADDLESRVAALRTRETQKVQQELKVVKSQMDTIIKNFEAQLKNSKLEQYNSLLRKAEAATASVVAAHQPSEITFDDDENQSSFVPQIGDKVYIQGLGGGMMATVVETFGEDESCMVQYGKIKVRVKRSKIKLVQRGTNNDATTSSSVKAKGQTPKQRSATTDGGGSVSFGPAVQTSKNTVDLRGKRVSEAAYELRMAIDACRPYQVLFVVHGMGTGAVKDCAIDVLRNHPRVAKFEDESPLNYGCTVAYIQ, from the exons ATGGTGGCGTCGGCCAAGGGACGGTTCGTGTCCGTgctcgcggtggcggcggcgctcgcGGCCGTGCTCCTCTACCGCGCGCCCTTCTCCAAG AGCTTGGGCGGCGAAGGGTGCAGCCTCCTCCCGCACGACCACTTCTGGATCGCCAGCGACCGCGTCGTCACGCTCGGCCGCGTCGGCCCCGCCGCAG TGGAGGTCAAAGGAGGGCTCATCAACGCCATCGCCGTCGGGGACTACCGGAGCTTCGTGCTCCGCCGGCCGCTCCTGGACTACGGGGACGCCGTCATCATGCCCGGCCTCATCGACGT GCATGCCCATCTCGACGAGCCTGGACGTGCCGAGTGGGAGGGCTTCTCCACCGGTACAAGAGCAGCTGCGGCAG GTGGGATAACGACGTTGGTGGATATGCCACTCAACAGCTTCCCGTCAACAGTCTCTGAAGAAACTCTCAAAATGAAG CTGGAAGCAGCTCAAGATAAGCTATATGTTGATGTGG GGTTCTGGGGAGGCCTTGTGCCAGAGAACGCCTTCAACCCAAGTGCTTTAGAGAGTCTCCTAAATGCAGGCGTTTTAGGACTCAAG TCTTTTATGTGCCCCTCTGGCATCAACGACTTCCCCATGACAAATTCAACTCATATCGAG GAAGGATTGGTTACACTGGCAAAATACAAGAGACCTTTACTTATCCATGCAGAACGTATACCTGAGGCTGAGGATGATGATGTGCAAGAGGATGAACTAGATCCTCGATCCTATATGACGTATCTAAAGTCTAGACCACCATCATG GGAGGAAGCAGCTATCAGAGATCTACACCGTGCAATGAAGGATACGGAGTCGGGTGGTCGGTCCGAAGGAGCTCATATTCACATTGTTCATCTATCAGATGCAAAAACTTCCTTGGAACTTATGAAG GATGCTAAACGCAGTGGTGCAAGTTTATCAATAGAAACATGCCCTCATTACCTGGCATTTTCATCTGAAGAAGTTCCAGATGGAGATACTCGCTTTAAATGTTCTCCTCCCATACGTGATGACACAAACAGAGAGAATCTTTGGAAAGCTCTACTT GATGGACACATAGACATGCTAAGTTCAGACCACTCACCATCAACTCCTGATCTCAAGCTAATGGAGGAAGGCAACTTTTTAAGGGCATGGGGAGGCATATCATCATTGCAG TTTGTCCTCCCGGTAACATGGTCATATGGGCGAAAGTATGGCATTACTCTAAATCAGCTAGCCTCATGGTGGAGCGAAAAGCCAGCCAAGCTTGCAGGCCAAAAGAACAAG GGAGCTATTCTACCAGGATACCATGCTGACATAGTAGTATGGAAACCCGAAACTGAGTTCCAACTTGATGACAACCATGCTATATATCATAAACATCAG AATATTTCGGCGTATCTAGGAAAGCAACTTTCTGGTAAGGTCCTGTCAACTTTTGTGAGAGGAAACCTTGTGTTTGCTGAAGACAAGCATGCAAATGTTGCTTGTGGTGTTCCTATCCTCGCTAA GTGGATCCAGAGCTGCCATT GGGGAAGCAGTCCGTCGGTGTGGACCTCCCTCCGTCACCGGAAGCGGAAGAGACACCCGCTTCCTCCATCCATGGCTGCCACAGGTAAGCTTACCCTTCTCCTCCCAGTGACCCTCTCGTCTAGGTCCTCCCACCGCACGCGCGGCTTCATGCAGAATCCACGTCGTCAGCCGCCGCAACGCCTCACAGCGGCGGCCACCGAAACCTCCTCCTACAACCTACCATCTCGCTCCTCACCGGAGACGCCGGAGGCGAGGCAGATACGCCTGGAGACGGAGTCAGCGCTGGAATGGGGCGGCGTGTGCGGGCGGCTGGTCCACTTCGCCTCCACTGCCGCCGGCCGCGCCGCCTGCGAGGGAGGGCGCGTCCCCGTCGGGCGGAGCCGGGAGGAGAGCGAGAGGCTGCTCGAccagacggcggcggcggtgctgcttCCGACGCCGCTCGATTTTGGCGGCGTCGAGGACGTGTCCGCGCTCGTCGCTGCGGCGGCCGCGGGCCGGGCGCTTGCGGTGAGGGAGCTTTGCGCAGTTGGGCGCAGCATCCGTGCCGTGCAGGCGGTGTTCGACCAGTTGAGGAGGCTTGCCGATGATATGCCGGATGGAAG GTACTCTTCTCTTGTAGATATACTGCAAGGCTGTGACTTCTTAACTGAACTTGTTCAATGGATAGAGTTTTGCCTTGATTCCACCCTTTCTCTTGTCCTGGATCGGGCAAGCAAAAAGTTAGAAATAATCCGCCGAGAAAGGCGGAGGAACATCGAAATGTTAGAATCTCTGCTGAAAGATACAGCTGCAAAGATTTTCCAGGCTGGTGGGATTGATAGTCCACTGGTCACCAAGCGACGTTCTAGGATGTGTGTTGGTGTGAAAGCTTCACACAAGCATTTGGTGCCTGGTGGAATCGTTCTGAGTTCCAGTGGCTCTGGTGCAACGTACTTTATGGAGCCACGGGATGCTGTTGAGCTCAACAACAGGGAAGTTAAACTCTCAGGAGACGAGAGAGCAGAGGAACTGGCAATATTGAGCTTACTTACCTCAATGATCGCAGACTCCAAACTGAAGATCAGAAATTTGATGGACAAGGTTTTGGAATTGGACCTTGCTTGTGCTAGAGGGTCGTATGCCCGATGGACAAATGGTGTCAAACCAACCTTCACTGATAGTTATACCATTAGCCAATCGGATCAGTGCACTGACTATTCAGTTTATATTGAGGGCATTAGACATCCTCTTCTACTTGAACAGTCTCTTATGGCAGAAGAATCAACTACAGAAGCACCTGAAATGCCTGTTCCATTGGACATGTGGGTAAAAAAGGACGCAAGGATAGTTGTCATCTCTGGACCTAACACTGGAGGCAAAACTGCCACTATGAAGACCTTGGGGCTGTCCTCACTTATGTCAAAAGCTGGTATGTTCTTCCCAGCCAAAGGAAGTCCTAGGATTCCTTGGTTCGATCAGGTTCTTGCAGATATTGGCGATCACCAG TCACTGGAGCACAGCCTCTCTACATTCAGTGGGCACATATCACGTCTGCGCAGCATTGTAGAAATCGTATCAAAGGACTCTCTAGTTCTAATTGATGAGATTGGCAGCGGCACTGATCCATCTGAAGGTGTAGCTCTTTCAACCAGCATTTTGAAGTATCTTGCGAGTAAAGTGAATTTGGCCATTGTGACAACTCATTATGCTGATCTAAGTCGGCTCCAGTCAGTTGACAACCGATTCGACAATGCTGCAATGGAATTTTGTGTAGAAACTCTACAGCCAACGTACCGAATCTTATGGGGCAGTACTGGTAATTCTAATGCACTTAGTATTGCAAAGTCAATTGGTTTTGATCAAAAAGTGCTTGATCGTGCACAAGAATGGGTTGAGAAACTATTGCCTGATAAGCAAAAGGAGCGGCAAGGTTTACTTTATGATTCTCTCCTTGATGAAAAAAAACTTTTGGAATCTCAAGCAAATAAAGCTGCATCTGTTCTTTCACAAGTTGAGGGGCTGTACAATGAG ATTCGCTTGGAAGCTGATGATCTTGAAAGTCGAGTAGCTGCTTTGAGAACAAGAGAGACCCAAAAGGTACAACAAGAATTGAAGGTTGTAAAGTCTCAGATGGACACCATAATCAAGAACTTTGAAGCTCAGCTAAAGAATTCAAAACTTGAACAATACAATTCGCTATTGAGGAAAGCAGAAGCTGCCACTGCTTCCGTGGTTGCTGCTCATCAGCCAAGTGAAATAACTTTCGATGACGATGAAAACCAGAGCTCGTTTGTCCCACAAATTGGAGACAAAGTGTATATTCAAGGGCTGGGAGGAGGAATGATGGCTACTGTTGTCGAAACTTTTGGAGAAGATGAGAGCTGTATGGTTCAATATGGAAAGATAAAGGTTCGAGTCAAAAGAAGCAAGATAAAATTGGTTCAAAGAGGCACAAATAACGATGCAACAACTTCCTCTTCTGTAAAAGCAAAG GGCCAAACACCGAAGCAGCGATCGGCAACGACAGACGGCGGCGGCAGCGTCTCCTTCGGCCCTGCCGTGCAGACGTCCAAGAACACGGTGGATCTGCGCGGGAAGCGGGTCAGCGAGGCGGCCTACGAGCTCCGAATGGCCATCGACGCGTGCAGGCCGTACCAGGTGCTCTTCGTGGTTCATGGCATGGGCACCGGGGCAGTGAAGGACTGCGCCATTGACGTCCTCCGGAACCATCCTCGAGTGGCCAAGTTCGAGGACGAGAGCCCTCTCAACTACGGCTGCACCGTCGCCTACATTCAGTAA